Genomic window (Streptomyces sp. SLBN-31):
CCTGCTCGGTGGAGTACTCGGTCACCGGCCAGTGGGACAGCGGCTTCCAGGGTGCTGTGAAGATCACCAACAACACCGCCGCCATGAGCGGTTGGAGCCTGACCTTCGACTTCGCCGACGGCCAGAAGATCACCCAGGGCTGGAACGCCAAGTGGTCCCAGTCCGGCACGACGGTGACCGCCACCAACGAGAGCTACAACGGCTCGCCGGCCATCGGCACGAGCGTCAGCGCCGGGTTCCTCGCCTCCCGGCCGGCAGCGGGGGGCGACGCCGTACCGACGTCGTTCAAGCTCAACGGCACCCCGTGCAACGTCGATCCGGAACCGTCACCCACCCCGACGGACCCGCCGGCGACGGGCACGGCGCCCGCGCTGCACGTCGCGGGCAACAAGCTCGTCGACGCCTCGGGCGCCACCCGCCGACTGCTCGGCGTGAACCGCTCCGGCGGCGAGTTCATGTGCGTCCAGGGCCGCGGCATCTGGGACGGTCCGGTCGACGACGCGGCGATCAAGGCGATCGCCGACTGGAAGGCCAACGCGGTCCGCATCCCGCTCAACGAGGAGTGCTGGCTGGGACTCTCCGACGTCAACTCCGAGTACGGCGGCACCCATTACGTCAACGCCGTCAAGGACCTGGTGGCGCGCGTCGAGGCGCACGGCATGACGCCGATCGTCGAACTGCACTGGACGTACGGCCAGTACACCGGCAACTCCGCCGGCTGCTCCGACGTCCACGCCACCTGCCAGAAGCCGATGCCGGACGCGCAGTACACGCCGTCCTTCTGGACCTCGGTGGCGAACACCTTCAAGGGCGACAAGGCCGTCGCCTTCGACCTGTTCAACGAGCCCTACCCGGACCGCGCGGCCTCCACGACCACCCAGGCGTGGCAGTGCTGGCGGGACGGCGGCACCTGCCCCGGCATCGGGTACCAGGTCGCCGGCATGCAGGACCTCGTCGACGCCGTGCGCGCCACCGGCGCCGAGAACGTCGTGCTCGCGGGCGGCCTGGCGTACTCGAACGACCTCAGCCAGTGGCTGACGTACAAGCCCGGTGATCCGACGGGCAACCTCGTCGCCGCGTACCACGGGTACAACTTCAACACCTGCGCGAGCGAGAGCTGCTGGAACTCCACCCTCGCCCCCGTCGCGGCCCAAGTGCCGCTGGTGGCCGGGGAGATCGGCGAGAACACCTGCTCGCACGGGTTCATCGACCAGGCCATGAAGTGGTTCGACGCCCACGACCTGTCCTACCTGGGCTGGACCTGGAACACCTGGGACTGCTCCTCCGGTCCCTCGCTCATCTCCAACTACGACGGAACCCCCACGTCGTACGGCATCGGGCTGCGCGACCACCTGCGTGCCGTCAACCCGTAACCCCCGTATCGGAGAGGGAAACCCGCACTCATGAGTCGTACCAGAACAGCGATACTCGCCGCCCTGGCGCTGGTCGCCGGGACCGCCGGGACCGCGACGGCCGTCGTCCCCGGGGACCTCGGAATCCAATCCGTCCCCTGCACCGTCGACTACAAGGTGCAGAACCAGTGGGACACCGGCTTCACCGCCGCCGTGACGGTCACCAACAACAGCGCGGCCAAGAGCAGTTGGTCGCTGAAGTGGTCGTACGCCGGCAACCAGAAGATCTCCAGCTTCTGGAACGCCAAGGTCAGCCAGAGCGGTGCCGCCGTCACCGCCGCCAACGAGACCTACAACGGCACGCTGGCCACCGGCGGTTCGGTCAGCTTCGGCTTTAACGGCTCGTACAGCGGCACCAACGCGCTGCCGACGACCTTCACCCTCGACGGCGTGACCTGCAACGTCGACGACGGAAGCGGCGGCGGGACGGGTGGCGGCACCGGCGGCGGCACGGGCGGTGGTGGCACCGACAGCCGCGTCGACAACCCCTACGCCGGCGCCAAGGTGTACGTGAACCCCGAGTGGTCCACGAAGGCGGCAGCCGAACCGGGCGGCAGCCGCGTCTCCAACCAGCCCACCGGTGTCTGGCTCGACCGCATCGGCGCGATCAACGGCGTGAACGGCGGCATGGGCCTGCGCGACCACCTCGACGCGGCCCTGCAGCAGAAGGGCAGCGGCGAGGAGGTCGTCCAGCTGGTCGTCTACGACCTCCCCGGACGTGACTGCTCGGCCCTCGCCTCCAACGGCGAACTCGGCCCGACCGAGATCGACAAGTACAAGACGCAGTTCATCGACCCGATCGCGGCGATCCTCGCCGACAGCAAGTACAGCTCGCTGCGGATCGTCACCACCATTGAGATCGACTCGCTGCCCAACCTGGTCACCAACACCGGCAGCCGCGCCACCGCGACCCCGAACTGCGACACCATGCTCGCCAACGGCAACTACGTGAAGGGCGTCGGCTACGCGCTGGCCAAGCTCGGCGCGATCCCCAACGTCTACAACTACCTCGACGCCGGCCACCACGGCTGGCTCGGCTGGGACGACAACTTCGCTCCGTCCGCCAACATCATGAAGCAGGCCGCGACCAGCGAGGGCGCGACCGTCGACGACGTGCAGGGCTTCATCACCAACACGGCCAACTACAGCGCCCTGAAGGAGGACAACTTCACCGTCAACGACACGGTGAACGGCACCTCCGTGCGCCAGTCGAAGTGGGTGGACTGGAACCGGTACGTCGACGAGCTGTCGTTCGCCCAGGCGTTCCGCAACGAACTCGTCTCCGTGGGCTTCAACTCCGACATCGGCATGCTGATCGACACCTCACGCAACGGCTGGGGCGGCACCGCGCGTCCCACCGGCCCCGGCGCGAAGACCAGCGTGGACACCTACGTCGACGGCGGCCGCTACGACCGCCGGATCCACGTCGGCAACTGGTGCAACCAGTCCGGTGCCGGTCTCGGCGAGCGCCCGCAGGCCAACCCGGCGAGCGGGATCGACGCCTACGTGTGGATGAAGCCTCCGGGTGAGTCGGACGGCTCCAGCACCGCGATCGCCAACGACGAGGGCAAGGGCTTCGACCGGATGTGCGACCCGACGTACACGGGCAACGCCCGCAACGGCAACAACATGTCGGGGGCGCTGGCGAACGCTCCGCTGTCCGGGCACTGGTTCTCGGCGCAGTTCCAGCAGCTGATGCAGAACGCGTACCCGCCGTTGTAGGTCGCGGATTCGTCCCGGCTGCGGGCTGGACGTGGCTGGTCGCGCCCACGCGGCGGTAGCCGCACATCGGACACAGCCCCGCGCCCCTTTGGGGCGCGGGGTCACCCCTTGTCGGCCAGGCCGCGGCGGATCGCGAACTCAACCGCCGAATAATCGCCGTCCGGCCGGTCCAGTTCGTACGGGACCGCCGGCATCAGCGGGGGCTGGGCCATGAAGCGGGGGCGGGTGCCGTGGTGGGGCTGGGCGGCGTGGACCAGGAAGGGGTGGCAGAGGTAGACGTCGCCGGGGCCGCCGGTGGCGTACGCCAGAGGACGGTCGGCGGAGGCCTCGACCAGCTTCGGTGCGATCTCGAGGCCCGAGACGCCCGTCTCGCCGTACGGCTCCAGCAGCGGTGGTACGTCCAAATGGGAGCCGACCCGGACACGGGTCGGGGCGTCCGCCTCGGTCACCTCGCTGAACAGGAACAGCATCAGCAGGGCACGGTCCCTGGAGCGGAGGTTCGTGAAGAACCAGCTCTCCCCCTCCGGGAGGTAGCTGCCCTCGATGTGCCAGCCCGTGTCGTCCGGTTCCCGCTCGTGCGGGAAGCGCAGCGGGAAGGTGCCCAGCGAGTAGCGCGGCATCCACCGGCCCTCGCCCACCAGCAGGTCGAACGCCTCGTGCAGAACGGGGGAGTTGGCGGCCGCGGCGAACGGCCCCTGGGCCATGTCGCCCACCCGCACCACCGGGTCCTTCCAGGTGGCCGGGTCCTCGGGGTCGTACCCCGTCTCCCGCCACAGCAGCCGCGCGCAGTCCTCGGCGACCCGGGACGGGAACGCCCCCTCGATCTTCACGAAACCGTCCGCGAGGAAGCGCTCCACAAGCCTGTCGTCCATCGGGCCATCCTGCGAGACGCGGCGCCCGGCCCGCATCCGGTTTTTGCCGCCCCGGCAACAGAAGTGGCCCTCGCCCGGTGCGTCGGAGCACGCTGGCGGCGTCCCGGACGAGAGGCTGACGACCATGGCGCACGAGCACCACCACGGACACGGTCACCACCAAGAGGGTCACCGGCACGAGCACGGCCACGACACCGACATCGACTGGGCCGAGATGGCCCCGCACCTGGAGGCGCAGGCCGAGCTGTTCACGCCGCTGTACGAGCGCGCCCTGAACTGGCTCGGCAGGGAGGTGACCGAGCCGGGGCTGATCGTCGACGCGGGCAGCGGTCCCGGCGTCGTCACCTGTCTGTTCGCCGAGACCTTTCCCGGCGCCCGGGTCGTGGCCGTCGACGGCTCCGCACCGCTGCTGGAACGCGCCCGGCAGCGCGCCGAGCGACTGGGGTACGCCGACCGTTTCGACACGCTGGCCGGTGAACTTCCGCAGGTGCTGGAGGAGTTGGACTATCCGGCCGACCTGCTGTGGGCCGGCCGCAGCCTGCACCACCTCGGTGACCAGCGGACCGCCCTCGGCGCCTTCGCGCAGCGGCTGGCGCCCGGCGGGACACTGGCGATCATGGAGGGCGGGCTGCCGGCCCGGTTCCTGCCGCGCGACCTCGGCTTCGGCCGCCCCGGACTGCAGGCGCGCCTGGACGCGCTGGAAGCCGAGTGGTTCGCCCGGATGCGGGCCGACCTGCCCGGCTCCGTCGACGAGGTCGAGGACTGGTCGGCGCTGCTGAGCGGCGCGGGACTGACCCACGCCCGCACGCGCAGCTTCCTCCTCGACCTGCCCGCGCCCGCCTCCGACCGGGCCCGCGCCTACGTCGCCGACTCCCTCGGCCGGTTCCGGGACGCCTACGGGGACCGGCTCGACGCCGACGACCGCGCCACCCTCGACCGTCTCCTGGACCCCGACGACAAGGCGGGCGTGCACCACCGTCCGGACGTGTTCGTCCTGGCGGCACACACGGTGCACACGGCGGTGCGCACCGGAGCTTGACGGTGCACCCGGTCCCCGTTCGCCGCCTACCGTGACGCCTGCGGAGACCGCCGACGCCCTTGACTTCGAGAGCGCTTCAATTGATTGACTCCCTGTCATCGGACCGGAACACAGGGGGCAACCATGTCCATCAGTACCGACTCTCCCGTCGCGCTCGTCACCGGCGGTGGCAGTGGCATCGGGGCCGCCGTCGCCCGCAGGCTGCTCGGAGGCGGGCACCGGGTCGCCGTCACCGGGCGCGGGGAGGCGCGGCTGCGGGGCCTGGCCAAGGAACTCGGTGAGCCGGAGGGGCTGTTGACGATCGTCGGCGACATGACCGAGTACGCCGAGGTCCAGGGCGCCGTCACGGCCACGCTGAAGGAGTTCGGGCGGCTGGACACGGTGGTCGCCAACGCCGGTTCCGCCACGCACGACACCGTCGCGGAGGGCGACCCCGACGGCTGGAGGGACATGGTGCTGACCAACGTCCTCGGCCCCGCGCTCCTCGTCCGTGCCTCGATCGACGCCCTGAGGGCGACCCGGGGCCGGATCGTGCTGGTCGGCAGCGTCGCCGGGTTCGTCAACACCCCGGGCAACCTCTACGGGGCGACGAAGTGGGCGGTGACCGGTCTCGCCGAGAACACCCGCCGCCAGGTCACCGAGTGGGGCGTCGGCGTGACCCTGATCGCGCCGGGCCGGGTGGAGACGCCGTTCTGGGACGGTCTCGGCAGCCTGCCGCCGGGCCATCTGCTCACGGCCGACCAGATCGCCGACTCGGTCGTGTGGGCCGTGGGCCGGCCCGAGGGGGTCGACGTCAACACCATCGTCGTACGACCGATCGGACAGCCCAACTGACCCCGCGCGAAAGCCGGTCGGGCTGTCCGGCCGGCGTCAGTTGTTCTGCAGGAACTGCTTGGCCAGCCTGTCCCCCAGCGTGACGGCCGCGCTGTGGCTCTCGATGGGGGAGACCTGGGAGTTCTTGAACAGGATGTAGGTCACGCCGGAGTCGGTGCCGCCGGTCTCGGGGTCGGGGTCGATCCCGAGGGCGTTGGCGGTGGCGTACGAGGCCTCACCGATGATCTTGGTGGGGCCGGTGTCGCCGACGACGGCGTACTCGACCTTGTTGTTGTAGATCACGGCGACCACGCCACCGCCCTTGATGCCGGCGGCGGAGTAGTTCCAGATGCTGCTGGAGCTGGGCACGACGACGTACGGCAGTGAGTCCGCGCGCAGGGGCCGGCCGTCGGACTGGTGGAAGGCCGTGTCGTCCTGGTACCAGGGGTCGGTGCTCTCGCTGCACTTCGACGTGCGCTGTCCGTCGCAGTCGATGTCCATGTCGGCCTTCCAGAACACGGCGCCGTTCTTGCCGCACACCGGGACCGTGGCCGACGTCTCGTCGTCGGTCCTGTACTTGCCGTTCGATATCTGCGAGCAGGACGTCACCTTGGCGAGCAGGTCGGCCGCGCTGACCGAGCCCTCCTGGGCGGTGGTCGGACGGGCGGTGCCGGAGGCGTTCGCGGGGAGGACTCCGGCGGCGAGCAGGGCGGCCCCGGAGGCCGCGGCGAGGGTCAGTGTTCGTAGACGCACTGTGGGGGACCCTTCTGTTAGGAAAGTTTCCTTACTCGGGTGCCGTACAAGGTGGCGTGCTTTACGTGCTCTCGTCAACCCCCTTGGTCCGGACTTCTGTCCGCCGCCCTTATTGCGGCGCTTTGGGCCCGGGACAAGACTGGACGTAATGAGCATTCCGGAG
Coding sequences:
- a CDS encoding phytanoyl-CoA dioxygenase family protein; the protein is MDDRLVERFLADGFVKIEGAFPSRVAEDCARLLWRETGYDPEDPATWKDPVVRVGDMAQGPFAAAANSPVLHEAFDLLVGEGRWMPRYSLGTFPLRFPHEREPDDTGWHIEGSYLPEGESWFFTNLRSRDRALLMLFLFSEVTEADAPTRVRVGSHLDVPPLLEPYGETGVSGLEIAPKLVEASADRPLAYATGGPGDVYLCHPFLVHAAQPHHGTRPRFMAQPPLMPAVPYELDRPDGDYSAVEFAIRRGLADKG
- a CDS encoding trans-aconitate 2-methyltransferase, with translation MAHEHHHGHGHHQEGHRHEHGHDTDIDWAEMAPHLEAQAELFTPLYERALNWLGREVTEPGLIVDAGSGPGVVTCLFAETFPGARVVAVDGSAPLLERARQRAERLGYADRFDTLAGELPQVLEELDYPADLLWAGRSLHHLGDQRTALGAFAQRLAPGGTLAIMEGGLPARFLPRDLGFGRPGLQARLDALEAEWFARMRADLPGSVDEVEDWSALLSGAGLTHARTRSFLLDLPAPASDRARAYVADSLGRFRDAYGDRLDADDRATLDRLLDPDDKAGVHHRPDVFVLAAHTVHTAVRTGA
- a CDS encoding cellulase family glycosylhydrolase, whose amino-acid sequence is MRHPPRSVLLAVTGAVALVGAMTVPVVTAQGATPACSVEYSVTGQWDSGFQGAVKITNNTAAMSGWSLTFDFADGQKITQGWNAKWSQSGTTVTATNESYNGSPAIGTSVSAGFLASRPAAGGDAVPTSFKLNGTPCNVDPEPSPTPTDPPATGTAPALHVAGNKLVDASGATRRLLGVNRSGGEFMCVQGRGIWDGPVDDAAIKAIADWKANAVRIPLNEECWLGLSDVNSEYGGTHYVNAVKDLVARVEAHGMTPIVELHWTYGQYTGNSAGCSDVHATCQKPMPDAQYTPSFWTSVANTFKGDKAVAFDLFNEPYPDRAASTTTQAWQCWRDGGTCPGIGYQVAGMQDLVDAVRATGAENVVLAGGLAYSNDLSQWLTYKPGDPTGNLVAAYHGYNFNTCASESCWNSTLAPVAAQVPLVAGEIGENTCSHGFIDQAMKWFDAHDLSYLGWTWNTWDCSSGPSLISNYDGTPTSYGIGLRDHLRAVNP
- a CDS encoding SDR family oxidoreductase yields the protein MSISTDSPVALVTGGGSGIGAAVARRLLGGGHRVAVTGRGEARLRGLAKELGEPEGLLTIVGDMTEYAEVQGAVTATLKEFGRLDTVVANAGSATHDTVAEGDPDGWRDMVLTNVLGPALLVRASIDALRATRGRIVLVGSVAGFVNTPGNLYGATKWAVTGLAENTRRQVTEWGVGVTLIAPGRVETPFWDGLGSLPPGHLLTADQIADSVVWAVGRPEGVDVNTIVVRPIGQPN
- a CDS encoding glycoside hydrolase family 75 protein — protein: MRLRTLTLAAASGAALLAAGVLPANASGTARPTTAQEGSVSAADLLAKVTSCSQISNGKYRTDDETSATVPVCGKNGAVFWKADMDIDCDGQRTSKCSESTDPWYQDDTAFHQSDGRPLRADSLPYVVVPSSSSIWNYSAAGIKGGGVVAVIYNNKVEYAVVGDTGPTKIIGEASYATANALGIDPDPETGGTDSGVTYILFKNSQVSPIESHSAAVTLGDRLAKQFLQNN
- a CDS encoding glycoside hydrolase family 6 protein; this translates as MSRTRTAILAALALVAGTAGTATAVVPGDLGIQSVPCTVDYKVQNQWDTGFTAAVTVTNNSAAKSSWSLKWSYAGNQKISSFWNAKVSQSGAAVTAANETYNGTLATGGSVSFGFNGSYSGTNALPTTFTLDGVTCNVDDGSGGGTGGGTGGGTGGGGTDSRVDNPYAGAKVYVNPEWSTKAAAEPGGSRVSNQPTGVWLDRIGAINGVNGGMGLRDHLDAALQQKGSGEEVVQLVVYDLPGRDCSALASNGELGPTEIDKYKTQFIDPIAAILADSKYSSLRIVTTIEIDSLPNLVTNTGSRATATPNCDTMLANGNYVKGVGYALAKLGAIPNVYNYLDAGHHGWLGWDDNFAPSANIMKQAATSEGATVDDVQGFITNTANYSALKEDNFTVNDTVNGTSVRQSKWVDWNRYVDELSFAQAFRNELVSVGFNSDIGMLIDTSRNGWGGTARPTGPGAKTSVDTYVDGGRYDRRIHVGNWCNQSGAGLGERPQANPASGIDAYVWMKPPGESDGSSTAIANDEGKGFDRMCDPTYTGNARNGNNMSGALANAPLSGHWFSAQFQQLMQNAYPPL